From one Triticum urartu cultivar G1812 chromosome 3, Tu2.1, whole genome shotgun sequence genomic stretch:
- the LOC125542514 gene encoding cysteine-rich receptor-like protein kinase 6 produces the protein MATGASGGQPSVLSTLPKDLPLDFLKTITDQFSPERILGTGAFGTVYMGIAPDGQKIAVKKLAENTPIARDKVFTNEVQNIMALQLHHENVVKLVGYCHEAQKKVVQNNGRYIVADIVESLLCYEYLPQGNLQKNLFEVSCVMDWDTRFRIIKGICQGLAFLHSINIVHMDLKPENILLDDKMTPKIADFGLSRLFGQEQTRMRTQNVVGSYGYIAPEYLYRGEISTKSDIYSLGLLILETTTVEKNCSNNEPSVTQFIKSVHDNWTDEHIVSQWPHLDGDRFQQIKVCIKIGLECVEIDRQKRPSIEEIVDRLNGLWSTGS, from the exons ATGGCGACGGGGGCTAGCGGAGGGCAGCCGAGCGTTCTGAGCACATTGCCCAAGGATCTGCCGCTAGATTTTCTGAAGACTATCACTGATCAGTTCTCACCAGAGCGTATACTTGGTACAGGCGCATTTGGAACTGTTTATATG GGGATTGCGCCAGACGGGCAAAAAATTGCGGTGAAGAAACTTGCCGAAAATACACCAATCGCGCGTGACAAAGTATTTACTAACGAGGTTCAGAATATTATGGCTCTGCAACTGCATCATGAGAATGTAGTAAAGTTGGTCGGCTACTGCCATGAAGCCCAAAAGAAAGTGGTGCAGAACAATGGAAGATATATTGTTGCAGACATTGTTGAAAGTTTACTCTGCTACGAGTACTTGCCGCAGGGGAACCTTCAGAAGAATCTTTTTG AGGTATCCTGTGTAATGGATTGGGACACACGCTTCAGAATCATCAAGGGGATCTGCCAAGGTTTAGCCTTCCTACACAGCATTAACATTGTCCATATGGATCTTAAACCTGAGAATATACTGCTGGATGATAAGATGACCCCGAAAATTGCGGATTTCGGTCTCTCGAGGCTCTTTGGTCAAGAACAAACACGGATGAGAACACAAAATGTTGTTGGATCATA TGGATACATAGCTCCAGAATATCTATACAGAGGCGAGATCTCCACCAAGTCAGACATATATAGTCTTGGCCTATTAATCTTGGAGACCACCACAGTTGAGAAAAATTGTTCCAACAATGAACCATCTGTGACGCAATTTATAAAAAGC GTACATGATAACTGGACGGATGAGCACATAGTGTCTCAGTGGCCACATCTTGATGGGGATCGCTTTCAGCAGATAAAAGTATGCATCAAAATTGGACTAGAATGTGTGGAGATCGATCGGCAGAAGAGACCTTCCATAGAAGAGATTGTCGATAGGCTCAACGGACTATGGTCAACTGGAAGTTGA